From Candidatus Hydrogenedentota bacterium, one genomic window encodes:
- a CDS encoding EscU/YscU/HrcU family type III secretion system export apparatus switch protein translates to MKTDREKSRPRAVALRYDEQRDAAPRVIAKGTGIVAERIVEVARANGIHVHEDPGLVAALSKLDLEAPIPESLYRAVAEVLAFIYRLDRRMVPSGKK, encoded by the coding sequence ATGAAGACGGATCGCGAAAAAAGCCGGCCGCGCGCGGTGGCCCTTCGCTATGACGAACAACGGGATGCGGCCCCGCGTGTTATCGCAAAAGGAACGGGGATTGTCGCGGAACGCATTGTCGAAGTGGCCCGGGCCAATGGCATTCATGTCCATGAAGATCCCGGACTCGTGGCCGCATTGTCCAAACTCGACCTGGAAGCGCCCATTCCCGAATCGCTCTACCGCGCCGTCGCGGAAGTCCTTGCCTTCATCTACCGGCTCGACCGCCGAATGGTTCCTTCGGGAAAGAAATAA